From Molothrus aeneus isolate 106 chromosome 18, BPBGC_Maene_1.0, whole genome shotgun sequence, a single genomic window includes:
- the ARPC3 gene encoding actin-related protein 2/3 complex subunit 3: MPAYHSTLMDSDTKLIGNMALLPIRSQFKGPAPRETKDTDIIDEAIYYFKANVFFKNYEIKNEADRTLIYVTLYISECLKKLQKCNSKGQGEKEMYTLGITNFPIPGEPGFPLNAIYAKPANKQEEEVMRAYLQQLRQETGLRLCDKVFDPQSDKPSKWWICFVKRQFMNKSLSGPGQ; encoded by the exons ATGCCG GCCTACCACTCCACTTTAATGGACTCAGACACCAAGCTAATTGGGAACATGGCACTGTTACCCATCAGAAGCCAGTTCAAGGGCCCAGCGCCTCGAGAAA cTAAGGACACAGATATTATAGATGAAGCCATCTACTACTTCAAAGCTaatgttttcttcaaaaattatgaaattaag AATGAGGCTGACAGAACACTGATCTATGTCACCCTCTACATTTCTGAATGCCtgaaaaagctgcaaaag TGTAACTCCAAAGGCCAGGGAGAGAAGGAGATGTACACGCTGGGAATCACTAACTTCCCGATCCCAGGGGAGCCTGGCTTTCCACTCAACGCCATTTACGCCAAACCTGCCAACAAGCAGGAGGAAG aggTGATGAGGGCCtacctgcagcagctgaggcaaGAAACCGGCCTTCGCCTGTGTGACAAAGTGTTTGATCCTCAGAGCGACAAGCCAAGCAAG TGGTGGATCTGCTTTGTGAAGAGGCAGTTCATGAACAAGAGTCTCTCAGGCCCTGGGCAGTGA
- the GPN3 gene encoding GPN-loop GTPase 3, protein MPRYAQLVMGPAGSGKSTYCSTMVQHCEALGRAVQVVNLDPAAELFSYPVMADIRELIEVDDVMEDESLRFGPNGGLVFCMEYFANNFSWLEESLGHVEDDYVLFDCPGQIELYTHLPVMKQLVEQLQQWEFRVCGVFLVDSQFMVESFKFISGILAALSAMISLEIPQINVMTKMDLLSKKAKKEIEKYLDPDMYSMIEDSTNILKSKRFKKLTKSICGLIDDYGMVRFLPLDRSDEESINIVLQHIDFTIQYGEDLEFKEPKECEEDKSALVDEYFQDRVDE, encoded by the exons atgcCCCGGTACGCGCAGCTGGTGATGGGCCCGGCGGGCAGCGGGAAG AGCACGTACTGCTCCACCATGGTGCAGCACTGCGAGGCGCTGGGCCGCGCCGTGCAGGTGGTGAACCTGGACCCGGCGGCCGAGCTCTTCAGCTACCCCGTCATGGCAG ACATCCGTGAGCTGATAGAAGTGGATGATGTCATGGAAGATGAGTCCCTGAGGTTTGGCCCCAATGGTGGCTTGGTGTTTTGCATGGAGTACTTTGCCAATAACTTCAGCTGGCTGGAGGAGAGCCTCGGGCACGTGGAGGATGACTATGTTTTGTTTGATTGCCCAG GTCAGATTGAGCTCTACACACACCTGCCAGTGATGAAGCAGTtggtggagcagctgcagcagtgggaatTCCGTGTCTGTGGAGTTTTCCTCGTGGATTCTCAGTTCATGGTGGAATCTTTCAAG TTTATTTCTGGAATCCTGGCAGCTCTCAGTGCAATGATATCTTTGGAGATTCCACAGATTAACGTCATGACCAAAATGGATTTGCTGAGCAAGAAAGCCaagaaggaaatagaaaa GTACTTGGATCCAGATATGTATTCGATGATTGAAGATTCTACAAATATATTGAAAAGCAAAAGGTTTAAAAAACTGACCAAATCTATATGTGGATTG ATTGATGACTATGGCATGGTTCGGTTCCTGCCTTTGGATCGCTCTGATGAGGAAAGCATCAACATCGTCCTGCAGCACATCGACTTCACCATTCAGTATGGAGAGGATCTGGAATTTAAAGAACCAAAG gaatgTGAAGAAGATAAATCTGCTCTTGTGGATGAATACTTTCAAGATCGTGTGGATGAGTAA
- the DENR gene encoding density-regulated protein: MATDVAEPVVPECRGDGRSGARSDADYPLRVLYCGVCSLPTEYCEYMPDVTKCRQWLEKNFPDEFAKLTVENSPKQEAGVGEGQGNVGGGEEEEKKKQKRGGRGQIKQKKKTVPQKVTIAKIPRAKKKYVTRVCGLATFEIDLKEAQRFFAQKFSCGASVTGEDEIIIQGDFTDDIIDVIQEKWPEVDDDSIEDLGEVKK; the protein is encoded by the exons ATGGCCACGGATGTGGCCGAGCCCGTGGTCCCTGAGTGCAGAGGGGACGGCAGGAGCGGAGCCAGGTCCGACGCCGATTACCCCCTGCGGGTGCTCTACTGTGGAG TCTGTTCGTTGCCAACAGAG TACTGTGAATACATGCCTGATGTGACTAAATGCAGACAATGGTTAGAAAAGAATTTTCCAGATGAGTTTGCAAAACTTACAGTAG aAAATTCACCTAAACAGGAAGCTGGGGTTGGAGAAGGCCAAGGAAatgtgggaggaggagaagaagaggagaagaagaagcaaAAGAGAG GTGGAAGAGGTCAGataaaacagaagaagaagaCTGTACCACAGAAAGTTACGATAGCTAAAATTCccagagcaaagaaaaaatacGTCACAAGAGTGTGTGGCCTTGCCACATTTG AAATTGATCTTAAGGAAGCACAAAGGTTTTTTGCTCAGAAATTTTCCTGCGGTGCCTCAGTAACAGGAGAAGATGAAATCATCATTCAGGGGGACTTCACAGATGACATTATTGATGTAATCCAGGAGAAGTGGCCTGAG GTGGATGATGACAGCATTGAAGATCTTGGAGAAGTCAAGAAGTGA
- the CCDC62 gene encoding coiled-coil domain-containing protein 62 isoform X2: MSSSLQRSASPQAFSPDHKNSIIRRQRRELKLLIAELKDRDKELNDMVEVHERHIQAWEDDRQKILTLAERCSLLTSELNERNAVIKSLTKKLKLLESQHNDSKITLESTQQKFKELTQKVTDSSVHCQALEEKNQSLHCSVLELSAKTGQLQAREQELLSMLQMKDKALIETTDQISEVTSKFKTLENALRTAKLDEFTRNREHQDLKVTLNDVMSQVNKMKDILSEKMKESSKNQEEISHLKQENGCLRSELILAVEEAQRKDQLFQFAKSKQVRIERELSSLRQVCVKQQRDLHFLHVNFDSSQESRQKHENASSGKSSEENVDLNSLRLASPLLASTEKSNKTQSSGKLSDEDSPLDINDLAVTKPTKRYCMNTDTSSLFWKLERSLAQSRQMLTDLELSLLHTSIPNTSNKNKRKKLVPTQR, translated from the exons ATGAGTTCATCACTACAGCGTTCTGCTTCGCCCCAG GCATTTAGCCCCGATCACAAGAACAGCATCATTAGGAGGCAGAGACGGGAGCTCAAGCTTTTAATTGCAGAACTGAAAGATCGTGACAAGGAGCTCAATGACATGGTGGAAGTGCACGAGAGACACATCCAGGCCTGGGAAGATGATCGCCAAAAAATACTGACTTTAGCAGAACGATGCAGCTTATTAACTA GTGAGCTGAACGAGAGAAATGCAGTTATAAAATCACTGACCAAAAAGTTAAAGTTATTAGAATCCCAGCATAATGACAGTAAGATAACACTTGAAAGCACACAACAGAAGTTTAAAGAGCTCACTCAAAAAGTAACAGATTCATCTGTTCACTGCCAGGCTCTGGAG GAGAAAAATCAGAGTCTCCACTGCTCAGTTTTGGAACTGTCTGCTAAAACAGGCCAGCTGCAAGCCAGGGAACAGGAGCTTCTCTCCATGCTTCAGATGAAG GACAAGGCCTTAATTGAAACAACTGATCAGATTAGTGAGGTTACATCTAAATTTAAAACCCTGGAGAATGCCCTGCGTACAGCAAAGTTGGATGAATTCACTCGCAACAGGGAGCACCAGGACCTCAAGGTGACACTCAACGATGTCATGAGCCAAGTAAATAAGATGAAAG ATATCCTCTCTGAGAAGATGAAAGagagcagcaaaaaccaggAAGAAATCAGCCACCTGAAACAAGAAAATGGCTGCTTGAGGAGTGAGCTGATCCTGGCAG TGGAAGAAGCCCAGAGGAAGGATCAACTTTTTCAGTTTGCCAAGTCGAAGCAAGTGCGGATTGAAAGAGAATTGTCCAGTTTGCGACAG GTCTGTGTAAAACAGCAGCGGGACTTGCACTTCCTCCACGTCAACTTTGATAGCTCTCAAGAATCCAGGcaaaaacatgaaaatgcaTCAAGTGGAAAGAg cagtgaAGAAAACGTGGATCTGAATTCCCTCCGCTTGGCTTCTCCTCTCTTGGCATCCACTGAGAAGAGCAACAAGACTCAGAGTTCTGGGAAATTATCTGATGAAGATTCCCCTCTGGACATCAATGACCTGGCAGTGACCAAACCAACAAAGAGATACTGCATGAACACA gacaCCAGTTCCCTGTTCTGGAAGCTGGAGCGCTCGTTGGCCCAGTCCCGACAGATGCTGACTGACCTGGAGCTCAGCCTTCTCCACACAAGCATTCCCAACACCAGCAACAAGAATAAG aggaagaagttggttCCAACACAGAGGTAA
- the CCDC62 gene encoding coiled-coil domain-containing protein 62 isoform X3 → MSSSLQRSASPQAFSPDHKNSIIRRQRRELKLLIAELKDRDKELNDMVEVHERHIQAWEDDRQKILTLAERCSLLTSELNERNAVIKSLTKKLKLLESQHNDSKITLESTQQKFKELTQKVTDSSVHCQALEEKNQSLHCSVLELSAKTGQLQAREQELLSMLQMKDKALIETTDQISEVTSKFKTLENALRTAKLDEFTRNREHQDLKVTLNDVMSQVNKMKDILSEKMKESSKNQEEISHLKQENGCLRSELILAVEEAQRKDQLFQFAKSKQVRIERELSSLRQVCVKQQRDLHFLHVNFDSSQESRQKHENASSGKSEENVDLNSLRLASPLLASTEKSNKTQSSGKLSDEDSPLDINDLAVTKPTKRYCMNTDTSSLFWKLERSLAQSRQMLTDLELSLLHTSIPNTSNKNKRKKLVPTQR, encoded by the exons ATGAGTTCATCACTACAGCGTTCTGCTTCGCCCCAG GCATTTAGCCCCGATCACAAGAACAGCATCATTAGGAGGCAGAGACGGGAGCTCAAGCTTTTAATTGCAGAACTGAAAGATCGTGACAAGGAGCTCAATGACATGGTGGAAGTGCACGAGAGACACATCCAGGCCTGGGAAGATGATCGCCAAAAAATACTGACTTTAGCAGAACGATGCAGCTTATTAACTA GTGAGCTGAACGAGAGAAATGCAGTTATAAAATCACTGACCAAAAAGTTAAAGTTATTAGAATCCCAGCATAATGACAGTAAGATAACACTTGAAAGCACACAACAGAAGTTTAAAGAGCTCACTCAAAAAGTAACAGATTCATCTGTTCACTGCCAGGCTCTGGAG GAGAAAAATCAGAGTCTCCACTGCTCAGTTTTGGAACTGTCTGCTAAAACAGGCCAGCTGCAAGCCAGGGAACAGGAGCTTCTCTCCATGCTTCAGATGAAG GACAAGGCCTTAATTGAAACAACTGATCAGATTAGTGAGGTTACATCTAAATTTAAAACCCTGGAGAATGCCCTGCGTACAGCAAAGTTGGATGAATTCACTCGCAACAGGGAGCACCAGGACCTCAAGGTGACACTCAACGATGTCATGAGCCAAGTAAATAAGATGAAAG ATATCCTCTCTGAGAAGATGAAAGagagcagcaaaaaccaggAAGAAATCAGCCACCTGAAACAAGAAAATGGCTGCTTGAGGAGTGAGCTGATCCTGGCAG TGGAAGAAGCCCAGAGGAAGGATCAACTTTTTCAGTTTGCCAAGTCGAAGCAAGTGCGGATTGAAAGAGAATTGTCCAGTTTGCGACAG GTCTGTGTAAAACAGCAGCGGGACTTGCACTTCCTCCACGTCAACTTTGATAGCTCTCAAGAATCCAGGcaaaaacatgaaaatgcaTCAAGTGGAAAGAg tgaAGAAAACGTGGATCTGAATTCCCTCCGCTTGGCTTCTCCTCTCTTGGCATCCACTGAGAAGAGCAACAAGACTCAGAGTTCTGGGAAATTATCTGATGAAGATTCCCCTCTGGACATCAATGACCTGGCAGTGACCAAACCAACAAAGAGATACTGCATGAACACA gacaCCAGTTCCCTGTTCTGGAAGCTGGAGCGCTCGTTGGCCCAGTCCCGACAGATGCTGACTGACCTGGAGCTCAGCCTTCTCCACACAAGCATTCCCAACACCAGCAACAAGAATAAG aggaagaagttggttCCAACACAGAGGTAA
- the CCDC62 gene encoding coiled-coil domain-containing protein 62 isoform X1 encodes MSSSLQRSASPQAFSPDHKNSIIRRQRRELKLLIAELKDRDKELNDMVEVHERHIQAWEDDRQKILTLAERCSLLTSELNERNAVIKSLTKKLKLLESQHNDSKITLESTQQKFKELTQKVTDSSVHCQALEEKNQSLHCSVLELSAKTGQLQAREQELLSMLQMKDKALIETTDQISEVTSKFKTLENALRTAKLDEFTRNREHQDLKVTLNDVMSQVNKMKDILSEKMKESSKNQEEISHLKQENGCLRSELILAVEEAQRKDQLFQFAKSKQVRIERELSSLRQVCVKQQRDLHFLHVNFDSSQESRQKHENASSGKSSGATFSASESPSSKTDKGRTEGSHGMCEECGTTPVPASRVKATPEMCEVDNRQLLNASDLEETASALLNQCQKAVKGLALPVEEGEKQDVTSSFDELDSEKFHEVNNTRPLRNREIGENEVKSRDQKTFEVSVPSYDRWLKIKSRVDLQSTLIQSSTTSDRTDNGNKTWEERSDTESGQKSTETPATCKSDSDSSINNFIVIKDKQWKPLSDLEWLEIFKPKKRDGNTSLGRDYSCLETAQEMKCTCSKRL; translated from the exons ATGAGTTCATCACTACAGCGTTCTGCTTCGCCCCAG GCATTTAGCCCCGATCACAAGAACAGCATCATTAGGAGGCAGAGACGGGAGCTCAAGCTTTTAATTGCAGAACTGAAAGATCGTGACAAGGAGCTCAATGACATGGTGGAAGTGCACGAGAGACACATCCAGGCCTGGGAAGATGATCGCCAAAAAATACTGACTTTAGCAGAACGATGCAGCTTATTAACTA GTGAGCTGAACGAGAGAAATGCAGTTATAAAATCACTGACCAAAAAGTTAAAGTTATTAGAATCCCAGCATAATGACAGTAAGATAACACTTGAAAGCACACAACAGAAGTTTAAAGAGCTCACTCAAAAAGTAACAGATTCATCTGTTCACTGCCAGGCTCTGGAG GAGAAAAATCAGAGTCTCCACTGCTCAGTTTTGGAACTGTCTGCTAAAACAGGCCAGCTGCAAGCCAGGGAACAGGAGCTTCTCTCCATGCTTCAGATGAAG GACAAGGCCTTAATTGAAACAACTGATCAGATTAGTGAGGTTACATCTAAATTTAAAACCCTGGAGAATGCCCTGCGTACAGCAAAGTTGGATGAATTCACTCGCAACAGGGAGCACCAGGACCTCAAGGTGACACTCAACGATGTCATGAGCCAAGTAAATAAGATGAAAG ATATCCTCTCTGAGAAGATGAAAGagagcagcaaaaaccaggAAGAAATCAGCCACCTGAAACAAGAAAATGGCTGCTTGAGGAGTGAGCTGATCCTGGCAG TGGAAGAAGCCCAGAGGAAGGATCAACTTTTTCAGTTTGCCAAGTCGAAGCAAGTGCGGATTGAAAGAGAATTGTCCAGTTTGCGACAG GTCTGTGTAAAACAGCAGCGGGACTTGCACTTCCTCCACGTCAACTTTGATAGCTCTCAAGAATCCAGGcaaaaacatgaaaatgcaTCAAGTGGAAAGAg CTCAGGGGCCACATTCTCTGCCTCTGAAAGCCCCAGCAGCAAGACAGACAAGGGTAGGACTGAGGGCAGCCACGGGATGTGCGAGGAGTGTGGAACTACACCAGTTCCAGCAAGTAGGGTAAAAGCCACCCCTGAGATGTGTGAAGTAGATAATAGACAGTTACTGAATGCTTCAGACTTGGAGGAAACTGCCTCAGCGTTGTTAAACCAGTGTCAAAAAGCTGTGAAAGGCTTGGCCCTGCCTgtggaagaaggagaaaagcaggatGTTACATCAAGCTTTGATGAGCTAGACAGTGAAAAATTTCATGAGGTAAACAACACAAGGCCATTGAGAAACAGGGAAATTGGAGAGAATGAAGTGAAAAGCAGAGACCAAAAAACCTTTGAGGTGTCTGTGCCTTCATATGATCGTTGGCTTAAAATCAAATCTCGTGTAGATTTGCAAAGCACTTTAATCCAGAGCAGCACCACGTCTGACAGAACTGATAATGGAAACAAAACCTGGGAAGAGAGATCTGACACTGAGTCTGGCCAAAAAAGCACAGAGACTCCTGCCACTTGCAAGTCTGACTCTGATTCCAGTATTAATAACTTCATTGTAATTAAAGACAAACAGTGGAAGCCACTCTCAGATCTGGAATGGCTGGAGATTTTCAAGCCCAAAAAGAGAGATGGAAATACAAGCCTTGGAAGAGATTACAGCTGTTTGGAGACTGCACAAGAGATGAAATGTACCTGCTCAAAAAGGTTATGA